The bacterium nucleotide sequence AAAAGGGTTTCGCGGTGCTTACATGAAACTGCGCCGCCGACAGACCATTGACTACCCCATGCTCGGTGTTATGATCGGTTTGCAAATGGATGATAAAAATATTTGCCGCGATGCGCAGATTGTTTTAGGCGCCGTATTTTCTATGCCCTACGAAGTCAAAGCCGCGCAGGACATGCTCACCGGTCAAACCATTACCGAAGACCTGATCGAAAAAGTCGCTGACATCGCACACCAGGAGGCCAAACCTCTGGATTTGACCAATTTCCGACCGGCCTATCGAAAACGTATGGTTCGCGTTTTTGTTAAACGTATTTTGAATGTTTTGACACAAAAAAACACCTACGTGGAAGAAATTTTAGCTTAGTTTTTTGAATCACATATAAGATCTATGAATATTCTCGTTATAGGGTCCGGCGGACGTGAACATGCTTTGGTTTGGAAAATCGCCCAATCGCCGCGTGTTAAAAAAATCTATTGTGCTAACGGCAACGCCGGCATACGATCGTTAGCCGAATGTATTGCCATTAAGCCGGAAGACATTCATGCACTCGCTGATTTTGCCGCATCTCACACAATTGATTTGACTGTCGTCGGTTCAGAAACTCCGCTCACACTGGGTATTGTTGACCTTTTTGAATCACGCGGACTTAAGATTTTCGGACCCTCCGCCAAAGCGGCCGAAATCGAAGGCAGTAAAGCCTTTTCCAAACAATTGATGAAAAAATACGGTATTCCTACCGCAGCCTTTGAAACATTTGATAACGCCGATCAAGCGAGATCATGGATACGATCTTACGACAAACCCTGCGTCGTAAAAACAGATGGATTAGCGGCCGGGAAAGGCGCTATCGTCTGCATGAGCACGTCCGAAGCGCTTGACGCGGTGGATCAAATCATGTCGGGCAAACAATTTGGTTCCGCCGGATCACAAATCGTCGTTGAAGCATTTATGGAGGGTGAAGAAGCTTCTATTTTTGCCGTAACGGATGGAACGGGTTACGTCGTACTTCCGGCCGCACAAGACCATAAACGCGCACTGGACGGAGATCTCGGAAAAAATACCGGCGGTATGGGCGCCTACGCACCGGCACCCGTCGCCACCCATGTGGTGATCGAACGTACCAAAAAAGAAATTATCGAACCCACACTGGCCGCTATGGCCCATGAAGGTCGAACGTATAAAGGTGTGTTATATTGCGGCATCATGGTGACTCCCGATGGTCCCAAAGTGGTCGAGTTTAATTGCCGTTTTGGCGATCCCGAATGCCAAGTTTTGATGATGCTGATCTCATCCGATATCGTCGATCTTTTCCAATCTGTCGCGGATAACAATCTTGATCCGTCCGCCGTAACCATAAGCGATGCCCATGCAGCTTGTGTCGTAATGGCCTCCGGCGGCTACCCGGACGCGTACGCCAAAGGAAAAATCGTCAACGGATTACATACGCCATTACCTGAAAATTGTGCGGTATTTCATGCGGGAACGGATTGGAATGGAAACAACATTATCACCAATGGCGGCAGAGTCTTAGGCATTTCCGCTACAGGCGCCGATCTAAAAAAAGCTTTGGATACTGCCTATACCGTAACGCGAGAAATTCATTTTGAAAATGCATTCTATCGCAAAGATATCGGACATCGTGCTCTAAAAAAATGAAACCACTATACCATATATTTTTTTGCACCATTATTGCAGCAAGTATCGGCGGAGTCATCGCGTTGGCTCAAGCACCGATGAAACTCAGTTACGGTACGGCTAACAAAGAAGTCATACCTGTTTTCACGGGTGATCAGGAATACGTTTCTATTAAAGAAGTGATCGCACTGCTGGATGCCGGTTTTTTTGAAAATACCGCCAAAAAGAAAATGGTGTTTACTTCCAATCAGCACCAATTTAAAGTCACAGGTTTAAATGCGTTTGTCGTCGTAGATGAAAAAACAACCTTACAAATGCCGGTTATCACGCAGTACATAGATGGCGCTATCTTTGTTCCGGCTGTTTATTTTTTTAGCGCTATCAATGCATATCTCTCTACGCCGGTCGTCATCAATGGCGAAAAAATAATCGCAAAATCCGCACCGGCAATCAAAGATACGATTAAAACCTCGGCTGTCAGTATTTCCCCAAACCTGAAAGACGTTATTTTCGAAAAGAAGAAAAACGGTCTTTTGATGCGCATCAAAACGGACGGGCGCTTTCAATCGTCAGACGTTGAAATTTGGCGTAATAAAAACTGGTTATACGTGACGGTCTCCGGCGGGTATCATTCGGACTTGTTGGCCAAAGACATCAAACTATCCGAACAGTACAAACTGATCAAAGAAGCGTTGATATTTCAGCATAAAAACTCGACACAGTTTTCATTTCAGCTTAATTCCGATATTGCCGGTTACGATATCTCCGTGGATGATAAGAAGGATGAGATTTACGTCGCATGGCGCATTCATCAAAGCAGCGATCTGGAGTTTGACAATGGCGGATCAGGGACCGGTGCGATTGATAAAGACCAATGGAAGATCAATAAAATTGTGATTGATGCCGGCCATGGTGGCAAAGATCATGGCGCTTCGGGCAAAGGTGGGACGAAAGAAAAAGATATTACGTTGAACATTGCCCTCAAAGTGGGTAAGATCATTGAAGAGCGGCTAAAAATCCCTGTCGAATACACACGTGATACGGATACGTACATCACGCTTAAAGGACGTACGCAATTCGCCAATCAAAAGAACGCTAAATTATTCGTCAGTATCCATTGTAACTCCAATAAAAGCCGTAAGGCCCATGGATTTGAAATCTTTTTTCTATCGCCAAGCCGCAATGCCGAAGCGTTGGCTGTCGCGCGAAAAGAAAACGAAGTGATTGATATGGAAGACGATAAACATCATTACGGCGATTTTACTGACGAAAAATTTATTCTCGCCAATATCATGCAAAGTGTTTTCGTCAAAGAAAGCGAAGAATTAGCTTCTTATGTTTCCAAAGGTATTGATAAACAAGTGGACATCACCAATCGCGGCGTAACACAAGCGCCGTTTTATGTATTGATGGGCGCCTCCATGCCTTCGATACTCGTCGAAACAGCATTCATATCCAATCCGGACGAAGAAAAATTCCTCAAATCGGAAGCAGGTCAGAAAAAACTTTCCGAAGGTATCGTGGACGGCATCAAAACGTTCATTGATATATACGAGCGAAGCAACTGATCTTTCTCACCTAACCGCCAAGCCCTGCCTTCATAAAATCAATCTTAACAATATACCGTATTTATGGTATTGTGAAGCCTACGTAGATATGCGTATGTTAGCGCTGAATGATGGTAATTGGTTCTTATCATCGAAAAAATACAACTCTCGAATAAAATAGTTTGTGCAAACTCACATGACGCAGTCAACACCTGTATTATCGGAAGCGCTACGTAAACATTTATCCATTGCGGCTAATGAAAAAAACCGTGAACTAGGAATGAAATATTATTCTGAAAATATGGATGACTACGATTTTCTAGGATATAACAATGAAAATGATCACGTGGCTTTCGTTTTTCGTTGCCGTCGTTCATTTTCGTCGCTAACACTTAAAGTTCCCCGCAAACAAAGAACAGCTGAAAACTAAAACACCGTTTTTACGGTTAGCATAAATCCCTCTCAAATCCCGATGTATAACACGTCGGGATTTTTTTATCAGCGGCTATACACTTTTAATACTTCAAAAAGACGATCCATGTCGCTTTTTTGATTATAAAGATAAGGAGCGACACGAATAGCGTTTCCCCGAATACTTACGTATATCTTGTTTTCTGATAATTTCTGCCCGATGTCAGACGGCATCGAAGTTGCATGACGAATGCCCAACAAATGCGGAATGCGTTCACTATCGGAAGTCGTTACCCAACCTAAACTATGTGCACTTTGCGCAGCATACGATGTCAGATCAAGCAGGCTTTCGGATATTGCTGAAACTTCCCACGTTATGATTTGACGTAATCCGGCGATGGCCATGGGCACATTGATAAAATTAGAAAACTCACCCATGTCATAGCGCCGCGCACCTTGACGAAATTTGTCCGTGTATTCGATTAACCGGGAAAAATTTTCACTGCCAAAACGATTGAGCCAAGAATATTCGATCGGAGTGCCTTCCTGCCATTTCGGATCAACATATAAATATCCCAACGAATAAGGTCCGAGCAACCATTTGTATCCTACCGAAATCAAAAAATCAGGGCGGATTTTTTCTATAGGAATCGGAAATGCGCCCAGCGATTGGCTTGCATCAATAACCAGTGCAGCCTTGGCAGAACGAGCTTTTTGCGAGACACGCTCCAAATCAATTCGGGCACCGTCCGTCCAGTGGCAATTAGGAACGGCTACTACGGCTGTTTTTTCATCAATATTCTCACAGATGGCTTCCGTCCAATTCAGCTTATTAGTTCTATGTACGACCCGTAGCGCTGCACCGCAATCTTTTGCTTTATAATACCATGCGTAATAATTCGACGGAAACTCTTCGTGCAAAACCACGATATTTTGGTCCGAACGCACCGTTATGTTTTTTGCCGCTATCGCCATGCCATAACTTACTGAAGGAATGATCGCCATATCATCCGATGCTACGCCGACAACCTGAGCGATAAGCCCGCGTAGCGTCTCGCCATCTTCAAACCAATGTTGTGGCGTATAATTCCATGGTGACGATTTGGCACGTACCGATTGTAAACCGATTTCGGTCATAGCGCGAAGTTGTGGAGCAAAAAACGCATGATTGAGAAAGGTCACCTCATCAGGGATATCAAAAAGATGCTTTTGCAGCGGTAGTTTTTTGGTCATAATATTTCCAAATGATTTTTATAAAAATGTCCCAAAAGTTCTAATACGTACCCGTTAAATAAAAACGGAATAAAATATTTCACTTTTGGGACAATCGTTATTCGTAAATATAAAACTATTTACCGAACACCTCTTTAAAAAGCGCTGCCATATCCGCCCATGAATCGGCGTCAGCCTTAGCATTATAAGCTAAAGGTAAATTGAATTTTTTACCCAGTGAATCAACCGCCGGGTTGGTAAAGCCGTGTACGGCACCGTCATAGGATTTGAATGCATAGTTGACTTTAGCTGCATCCATTTCTTTTTTGAAACCTTCGATATCTTTTTCAGAAACAAATTTATCGGCAGCGCCATTACATACCAGGACACGACTTTTCACTACCCCCTCTTTCGCCGGTTCTGCTGCACCCAGGCTTCCGTGAAAACTCACGACCGCTTTCATATCAATACCCTGACGGGCCATATTGAGTACTACGCCGCCGCCAAAACAATATCCGATAGCCGCGATATGGGATGCGTCCACATTAGGATTATTCTTCAATGTTTCGACCGCTTTTTCAAAACGTGCTTTAGCGCCTTTGAAGTTCTTCATGGTTTCGGATGCAAATTTTCCGGCGTCTTGCGGATGCTCTGCTTTTTTTCCATCGCCGTACATATCTACCGCTAAAGCCACATATCCCATTTCAGCAAGCATTTTAGCGCGTTGACGGGCATATTCATTGTGACCCCACCACTCATGCACGACGATCACACCGGGACGTTTGCCCGTTTGCGCTGCATCATAGGCGATAAAACCTTTCATGGTAATATTATCCGCCGCATAACTGATCTCTTCACCCGTAATGTTTTTAGCCGCGACGGTCGTTGCTTCCGCTTTTGCCGGTTCTTTTTTGGCCGGTTGACAGCTCATCAAAACAGCCAAAGCCATGACGGCGATACGATGGATT carries:
- the purD gene encoding phosphoribosylamine--glycine ligase — encoded protein: MNILVIGSGGREHALVWKIAQSPRVKKIYCANGNAGIRSLAECIAIKPEDIHALADFAASHTIDLTVVGSETPLTLGIVDLFESRGLKIFGPSAKAAEIEGSKAFSKQLMKKYGIPTAAFETFDNADQARSWIRSYDKPCVVKTDGLAAGKGAIVCMSTSEALDAVDQIMSGKQFGSAGSQIVVEAFMEGEEASIFAVTDGTGYVVLPAAQDHKRALDGDLGKNTGGMGAYAPAPVATHVVIERTKKEIIEPTLAAMAHEGRTYKGVLYCGIMVTPDGPKVVEFNCRFGDPECQVLMMLISSDIVDLFQSVADNNLDPSAVTISDAHAACVVMASGGYPDAYAKGKIVNGLHTPLPENCAVFHAGTDWNGNNIITNGGRVLGISATGADLKKALDTAYTVTREIHFENAFYRKDIGHRALKK
- a CDS encoding N-acetylmuramoyl-L-alanine amidase codes for the protein MKPLYHIFFCTIIAASIGGVIALAQAPMKLSYGTANKEVIPVFTGDQEYVSIKEVIALLDAGFFENTAKKKMVFTSNQHQFKVTGLNAFVVVDEKTTLQMPVITQYIDGAIFVPAVYFFSAINAYLSTPVVINGEKIIAKSAPAIKDTIKTSAVSISPNLKDVIFEKKKNGLLMRIKTDGRFQSSDVEIWRNKNWLYVTVSGGYHSDLLAKDIKLSEQYKLIKEALIFQHKNSTQFSFQLNSDIAGYDISVDDKKDEIYVAWRIHQSSDLEFDNGGSGTGAIDKDQWKINKIVIDAGHGGKDHGASGKGGTKEKDITLNIALKVGKIIEERLKIPVEYTRDTDTYITLKGRTQFANQKNAKLFVSIHCNSNKSRKAHGFEIFFLSPSRNAEALAVARKENEVIDMEDDKHHYGDFTDEKFILANIMQSVFVKESEELASYVSKGIDKQVDITNRGVTQAPFYVLMGASMPSILVETAFISNPDEEKFLKSEAGQKKLSEGIVDGIKTFIDIYERSN
- a CDS encoding aminotransferase class V-fold PLP-dependent enzyme, whose translation is MTKKLPLQKHLFDIPDEVTFLNHAFFAPQLRAMTEIGLQSVRAKSSPWNYTPQHWFEDGETLRGLIAQVVGVASDDMAIIPSVSYGMAIAAKNITVRSDQNIVVLHEEFPSNYYAWYYKAKDCGAALRVVHRTNKLNWTEAICENIDEKTAVVAVPNCHWTDGARIDLERVSQKARSAKAALVIDASQSLGAFPIPIEKIRPDFLISVGYKWLLGPYSLGYLYVDPKWQEGTPIEYSWLNRFGSENFSRLIEYTDKFRQGARRYDMGEFSNFINVPMAIAGLRQIITWEVSAISESLLDLTSYAAQSAHSLGWVTTSDSERIPHLLGIRHATSMPSDIGQKLSENKIYVSIRGNAIRVAPYLYNQKSDMDRLFEVLKVYSR
- a CDS encoding dienelactone hydrolase family protein, which gives rise to MRIHRIAVMALAVLMSCQPAKKEPAKAEATTVAAKNITGEEISYAADNITMKGFIAYDAAQTGKRPGVIVVHEWWGHNEYARQRAKMLAEMGYVALAVDMYGDGKKAEHPQDAGKFASETMKNFKGAKARFEKAVETLKNNPNVDASHIAAIGYCFGGGVVLNMARQGIDMKAVVSFHGSLGAAEPAKEGVVKSRVLVCNGAADKFVSEKDIEGFKKEMDAAKVNYAFKSYDGAVHGFTNPAVDSLGKKFNLPLAYNAKADADSWADMAALFKEVFGK